The Carassius carassius chromosome 5, fCarCar2.1, whole genome shotgun sequence DNA window TAAATGTACAAACACATAAATATAGTATGAAGTCAGTGAGaattttttaaaaaggaaattaatattcttttattcaacaaggatgcattaaattggacaAAACTGACAGTATAGACATTGATAATATTCCAAAACATTTCTATATCAAatgctctttttcttttttttttattcttcaagaattcaatccttacccacctatttgtatttttttgtattttttattccttattgtgtttttttgttctgtcgctgttatgttgcactgcggagctctgtcacgaaaacaaattcctcgtatgtgtgaacatacctggcaataaagctcattctgattctgattctgatatttcacacatttgtttttctttttttgcagatGCCATAAAATAGCCAatgaaatgacatttagacattttttttttaaatgtgacaaatGTGTACAAATACATTTAAGGCCACTGCATCACTTATTTGCTATATCAATAActattaaatactaaataaaatcatttttgtcCTCTTATCataaattacaacaaatgtgtgtttttcttcACTATCATAACTTCATTTCTGCccgcagggtttttttttccctttacaaaaaaataaggtCCCAGCTTAAATTTCATCCCTGGtaataagaaaaagaaatgcaatgACCAAACTTATTCTGAGAAGATCGGATGGTCATTAATCACCCTGTCTTTCTTACAGCCTCAAAGCCTGCGGTAAAACCTCTGACGTCACGCATGCAGGGAGGTCTAGCCTGTAGTTGCATAACTGCACATCCATGCCAGAATATACTGATAGAGCACAGATGGCACCCTGTGATGTCAGAATACTAAATTGCTCTTAGTCAATCAAATCAGAGTCAGATTGAAGCATTCAGCAAGTAAATGTAGCAAACATGACAAGAAAAACAAAGATTGAAAGAAAACGTTTATTCCCAtaataaacacatacagtacatcatcAACAAAATGTACAAAGTGCAATATGCATTGAAACTACAGCAAATCTGCAGCACAAAGGAAAAAATTACTGCATACATAATAGTGATAACAATGATGACCGGATGAGGAGCGAGCGCTCCCTATTTGGTGAGCATCGCAATTTAACAGCAtcgctatttaaaaaaaagaaagtcagtgGATGATTTGGGAACAGACCAGTGttacattctgaaaaaaaaaaagaagaaaaaaaaaagccactgaTAGCTTAAATCTACAGCATCAGCGTCAACAAATGTGGCATTTAATATTGATCTTCAATGCAGTACTTTGGCTATCACTTCATACTTGAATAGCATCAAATCTTTTGGAGGGAAAACCCTCCAAAACTTGGCGACAACTTTGATGAGTTTGCGGTCTTCCTCTTTAATTAAAAGGAAATCAAGCCAAATTTTAATGATGCTTTTCTATTTCCTCTAATTCAACAATAAAATGTAGGAGTGTATGACAGGATAATGTTTGCCAGCTTTAAAATGTGCCCATGTAACCCCTTTGGCCTCTGCTTTAACTGGCAACATTATCAAATGAGAGTCAACACAGAACAATGCCTCTAGTGCTTCTGGGTAAGGCACTTGATGTTGATGACACGAGACAATGCAGGCAACCAATAACATTTAATCTGTGATCTTGGACTCCGATTTGACCTCAATATGGCATCAGACACAAAATGTCAAAGACTTGGATGAGAGGAGGGAGGGCTTGGGGCACATTTAAGAAGGATGCACGCAACGGTTCATGACACTAAACAGCTTtctgctttctttcttttcagtttttatattCAGCCCTCAGAAGGATGATTAAATAGTATTGAGGAGACTCGTTCAATCAACCAAAAATCGTTCAGGCAAGCATCTCCTACAGAACAGGGGAACTGATTCAAGTTGACTTCCAGATGCAAGTACCATGAACTTCCAGAAATTCTGTAAATATGACCcacatacatatttacatacagtGTATTGCAGTGTGTGTGTAGAGGTGGAGACTGTGTGTATACTATGAGCATTAACattaaagcacacaaacacacgcactctGAAAGGGTTTGTGTTCATAAATAGTTCACAGTAGCGGTGCAGCCGCTGTGCAAGGCACCGCTCACTCGCAATCTTCACATTTCTGCTGCTCAAACTTGAGGTGTTAGCATAGATACACATACGAAatcagttttaaaaaatattggaAAAGTGTGCTGCATAATAAACCTCAAGTACTTCAACACAGCTTCACTGGTAaataaaggcctgctgacacatGGACATGAACAAATGTCATTTATCAAAGCTTTTGTGATAAATTGCTATGGCAAGTGTGCTCAGACTTAGACACAGAAACGGGAATCTCACTGTCAAGAACCATGTCTGGGACAAATTTCAACTCCAATatcaaataaaatctataaaatccAAAATAAGAAATTACGTTTTGCTTCAATGTATAAAATGATTCCtattttttaaaattcattttccaTTCAAATAATAGAACTTATTTTTACCATGTTGCAAAATGATATATTAGCAatttattatttagattaaaaaatatttataaatcattGTAATGGCTTTTATTTTATGCCAGTTTAAAAACGATTGCACTTCATTCGTGAGAATCTAAAGGGACTCATCACTGAGAGTAATGGGAATTGCTCAcaggaaagaaaacaaacaaaataaaaataaaaacaagtaaaacGATGTATAAAATGTtaatggttataaaaaaaaattttgtttcagTTTCATACATCCGAAATATGATTTCTTATTGTTTCTCTTACagatacacacactcacagttgAACAGTTGTCCAAACCAAGCCACATCTTTGACTTGTAAGTGTTGTTTGATCTTGTTTCGGAGCATTCTCCTTCAGTTCTACTTCTGTATAGATTTGATTCAAAAGCCAATCTACCTTCCATTGATTTCATTGCGGAGTACAAACAGGATATGAGTTAGAACAGTAGAGCCATAGCATGGTTGCAATCAGCAAACTGCCTAAACAAGCCACTGCCTCCGGAACAAAGGTAACAAGTCTTGAAAATAACAGTCGTCATTCTATACCTGGGTAAATGACTGATTTGTATCGCATTTGGAAACACGGAGCTAAGAGGTGCTAGAGAAACTACAATGTAGGAGCTCCCTTTGATATAAAATCCTAACAAGTACATGTATGTGCTATTAGAGACCGTTACAGTAATGGTGATCCAAACACTTCCCAAAAACCCTCCTGCTATTTTGACAGCAACATGGACAGTGTATGTATGAATGTTTCAGTGGAAGGAGAACAGCAGCTTGAGGTCGCCTCTGATTTTCTTTATCCTTCGAAATGATTGTCTTTCCTCACCCTCTTCATCAAGTATTAGAAAGATAGAAGACTCCCAAACTGTACTGGTATGAGGTATTGGTTTGAAACCTGCATGTGAATCATCAGTGCTCTGCGAATGATAAAAGAGTCCATCGGTACACAAAGAACTTTCCTAATCACTGCAAAGAGTCCATTTCCTTTTACTGCCCAGCCAGGAAGCAACCCATGTCCGAAGGAATCTGTGACTCATATTGGGCCACAAATACTGTAAGTGATTTATGGTGTGATAAATGGGTGGGCTGATGGAAACATTACACAATGGTCTATTTTGATGCTTTCAAGTAACAGCCTCTGGGATGGCGAGTGCTTATTTCGCTTTAGAACAGCAGAGAGGAAGAGCAGTGAAAACCTCACAAACTGTTTGTCAGTCAGTGCAATACACATCCATTTGGGATCCATGCAACGAAAGCCTGTCCAGAATTCTACCTAttgaaaattatgtttatattcatAACAGAAAGCAGTTCTTTAGTTGAAGACACTTTTCCACTCATGTTCACTCTTCCGTGGATGGTCAACGTTCCCAAGTGGctgaaatgtttacaaaaaaaaaaaaactataaatattgcTGCAAGTGAAGCTGAAACCGAAGGTACTGTTGCGCTAAAATATCCTGCTGTCAGCTCTTGGACTCTTCAGGTGCTGCTTCACCTTGGTTGAAGACCTCCATGTTTGTGGAGGtcgaggaggaggaagagggccAGGGTTTGGCCCATTCCGGGCTGAGCGAGCGCTCGGGTTCTGGGGACAATGAGTGCATGAGAAGGGTCCCGGCGTCAGAGGAGCATGCCGAGCACAAGTCCTCGGATGAGAAGGTTAGGCTGCCCAGTTTGGCGAGCGAGTTGGAGCGTTTCAGTCGGGAAGGTACAGTAAGTCCTGCGAGTCTCATTCGGGCTTCGATTTCTTGCGTACGTTGGCGCACAAGGCCAGGTTTGCCGCGGACGCTGCGTAGGCTGTCGCTGCTGGAGCTGCGGGTGAGCGTGGAACCGTGCGGGGACGAGACTGGCGTCAAGCCGCCTGAACCGAGGACAGCCAGCAAAGCCTCATTTGTCAGCGGCACCGCCACTTCAGTAGCAAAATCTGCCCGTGCTCCAATGGGCCTGTGGAAAGGGTCAGCTAAATCACTTGAATTGTTCATTGCATCCTCAGTTTTGCTTGAACTGGCTCCCCATAGCTCATTTGCACGTGCACGCTCCTGAAAGAGACCGGAAAGTTTTTCCAAGCGTTCTTTTCGTCGGCGAACGAGGCCAGAGCGTTGCAGCTGTACCAGAGTCTCTTGCTGTTGCACAGAACAAGACGCCTCTGCCTTTTCCAAACGATTTATCTCTCTTTCGTTCCTGAGTAGAGCTGAGGAACCCTGTGCATCAATCTCTTTTTGCCTGGAATCTCCTTCCCCTTTGGCTTTGAGCAACATTGTCCGGTTATCAGTTTCTTGGTCAAGAGATTTGCTTTCTGGCTTATCATTATGCCCTAAGGATATTGCATTGGCATCAAGGCACAGATCTGAGGCAAGTTTGCCACACTTGGCTGTCACGGACAAGTTGGCACAGGGTGGCATCTGAATTGGAATACTGGGCACACTGTTGAGAGGTAAAGGAACAAGGCCTCGTCTGTTAGCCTCCAACAGAGCACTCTGGGTGGGCTTGGAAGTGAACGATGAACCAGAACGATGCTGCTTCAGATGGGCACTTTCCTGAACAAGAAAAGACAAGGAGTAACTATGTAACACAAATTACACGTAACAGAGCAGTGATACAATCATGTGAGATACtcacagttagaatttgttgcGTTTTGAggtggttgttgttgttggagTTCTCGTTGGACAGATGGTTCAGGCTTGCGAGATCAATCCCCTTTTCATGTGACAACTCTTCACTATCATTCCCATCTCCTCTCTTCGCTCCCTCTGCTAATGCCTCCATTTCTGCTTGCTCTTTCTGAgcctcctcttcatcctcctcctccaccgTGCTGAACTCCAGCCGCAGACGTAGTTCCTCCAGTGGCTCTGCCCCTCGACAACAGGTCTGAGCGGCTGTGCCCTCTCCTGGGGCACTGAAGTGTGGTACAGGAAGACCCTCGCGCCCCTCGAAGGTTTCATCGTCGAGGAGCGCATCTTGCTCCACATCTGCAACCTCGATGTAGACGCGATCTACGTCCACCAGAGGCGGTGCATGGATTGGTGTGGAAGGGTCGCTGTCGAGGGCTGAGTCTGACAAGCGACGGAAGTAATAGTGGTAATTTTGCGGGTGGCTTGGGTCCAGATCTAGGGTAATTGGAGAGGAGTGGGCGGTAGGCTCGCAGCATACAGTGACTCGGGGGGTCGTGGGCTCTGGGGTGACATGATCTGCAGTCTCGGAGTTCACACAGCAAGGGGCAGCAGCTTGCTGGCAATCAGGATGATCACAATCTGAATCAGGGTGCCACAGTGGGTTATGACGTTGCTTACTGAAGAGAAAAGTATAGAAAGGGTTAAAAaaggattaaagggatagttcacccaaaaatgtaaatccaTCTTTGGATccaattgactttcattgtataaaatttttttatgagtaaATGACGACAAATTTTGTTTTGTGGGAAAACCTTTAACTACAAACATACAAGCACCAAACAATAATGAAGGAAATTTCTTTTGTACCTGGCATCCAGTATGCCCTCATACTCTGCCAGCTGTCTCATGAAGCTGGGATTGGGACGGGTGATACTCCGTCTCTGTTTGACAAAGTTATACGCTTTCTCCAGAGACCAGCCGTTCTCTTTCATGGCATATGCTATCACTGTAGAAGCCGAGCGGCTTACGCCCATCTTACAGTGAACCAGGCACTTGGACTGATTCATTCTGCAGAGTACAGAACATGAGAGTGTGAAAAGTCACATTGAAAAAGTCAAGTATGTTGCTTACTTGTAAAGGGAAAAATCTAAAACAGAGCCTTACTTTGCTTTGACAATGAAGTTGTAAGTATCGTTCCAGTGGGCCAGTAAGTCTGTGGTCTCATCGTCATACACTCGGACGTTGTGGTAGCAAAATGTTCCAGGGAAAAAGTTATCTATTTCCCGTGTAACATTTAAGATGTAGCCCACCCTAAAAGAGCAATGCATTTAGAGATCACAGATGACATCTGGACGACAATAGAAAATCATATgcatgcaatgttatttttattcCTTAGATCAGCTACTAAAAATAAACCATGCTTATAAAGTAACAGCTTTGATGGGTTTTCTCTGAACTTTAGCTGAAACAGGAGAAAATATTGCCCTTTAAGAAGCGATACGATACACATGTACCTTAAACTTTCACCTTTACCTAACATTAACCCATTTAAAGAAGCAGTGTCTTCAGAGTAACAACAGCAGGATGTCAGTACAGGTAAAACTCACCCAGTTTCCTGAAGCTCCTCTAGATTTGAAGCATTCCATTCAGAACCCTGAAAGACGAATGATGCATGTCACAGGCTTTTTAGGGAAATTGGCATCCAGTGCCCCAAATATGACAAAAACCAGAACGAACAGActttacattaaacaaattaaacttcTTATCAATCCAGTGattcttttattttagtttttatttgtgcatatttaaattatgtcatttgtCATATGTTTATATTTTGGGGGGTAGGATGAGTTAGAGGAAAGGCAATAAAAAGTGTGGGGGGGTCTAATAAAAGCAGCACTAACCAGATAGAGGTGGTCAAAGATGAGCGTGGCTTTGTCCATCTGCCCAAGAATAAGCAGCATCTCATTGTCAATAAACTCTTTGTACTCTTTCAGGTTGCGGTTCATCTGTTGCTCCAGCACATTACGAATCTAAGCAAAAATACACAAGGTTATTGATTTAGTCTCAACAAATGTTCTGTTATAAACCCTGCTCACATCTGCTATCAAGATCCATCTGATCACAAGAGGTCAGTCGAGACGCTTTGCTGgatcctgtgtctcctgtgacgACTTATGATCAGATTTTTAGGAGGGCCTGTTTTGACACTTTTAATGCACTCTCTGCATTTCCTGCTGACCTCTTTGGACGTGACATTTTCAAGGTCCTGGTACATCATGATACTCCTGAGTTTGGCTTTGATCAGACATTCTGTTCTCTCCCTCTCTGTTGGTCTGAGGAACAGAAACATAGCACAGCCTAAATCAAGAGTTCAAGTTAGAGCATCGTTTTAAGGAAAGTCAAAATTACacataatgtatataatgaaCAACATAAACATGTCTTCTGTTTCATCCTAGctttttccaaataaaaaaaaaaggaaaaaggaggatttttttttttacaaggaaataTCCTCAGTTCCTGCAGGTGACCGCTGATTATTAAACAGATAAAATATTAGATTCAATTGGGACAACAAATATGTCTGGCTTTTGCTCTTGTTTGAACacgaaataagaaaaaaaaactcactttcaaaaaaaaaagaaacaaaatattaatttaagtcTGCTGGTGGCTCGAGGACACTGGGCTTTCAGGGATTGCACTCACTTGTCAACGAAAACGGCAGGAGAGTCTGGTCGCAGTGTTTCCAGATCCTGCATGGCGTTCCACTCATTGATGCAGCTCTGTTCAGAGCTGATACAGCTCTCATAGTACCCCATCCATGTGAGCGCCATGCCACCAGGGAAATAGTTGTACCTTCGTGACACCTCACATGCCTTGTGTAAAATCTGCAATGCTGACCTGAAGGAAAAGCAGGTTAAAGGTGAGCAAGATGGAGAGACCTTTGCCAATAGTGTCAGAATGGAGCTTAAAGATCCTGGTGTGATCTTAAAATGAGTCAAACTGTATCTCAAACTGGTTTTAAATAATTCTACACTTCAAAATCAATGATAAAAAGCTTAACCACAACTGCAAAAAGCAGtgaaaataacataataaaattcAACAAAAATGGCCATCATTCAGCAATATGGTATATATCAAAGCATCACTTTAAACAGGGTTTATTTCAAACAACCTCTGATGATATGACATTCACTGTACCATGGTACTGCAATGGTACTATTTTTGAAAGAGTCACCAGATGGCAGTGTGGATCTCTATTATATTTAAGGATGTCAAACTCCCAAAGCACTTGAACATCTGAAAACCAGTCCATTCACATCATCTTCAACCCCCTGAGGAGCCGTTTTATTTCTACCCAAGTAACAGACAAGAGCGCAAATGCACCCAGCCAAGTAGACGAAGACTCAATGTAACTTATCACCTGATTAAGAGAGATGACTGCAGGATTTATCATAACATGAACGATTGTGAAAATAGCAGTTCTGAGTGATTTTCTGAAGTTAAGCTCAATCGCTTAATCACATCAAGCATTTAAAAACCGTTTTAACAAgtacaactaaaaaaataaagtaaataaaaatcattctATATTAGCATTTGAACTACAGACTGAAATGTCTAAAATGCAAGTTTAAATTGCTCTAGTTCATTATTTATTGATGTTATTTTCTCACCACATGGCCTGGACTGAAACCGGCTTGAAGATGTGCATCCGCCCGGCCGTAGTCACACTGAAGCCTCTGCAGAAATGAGAAGAGAGGTTAAATAAGGCCATCATACAATACCATACGTCACTACAGTAGAGCTACACTTttctaaataacaataaaaaccaGGAATACTTCTTAATATTGCCATTGGCTTCATTGTCCATTGACAAATCCATTCAACACAGTTTATAATCCATGCTATCTAGATAGGTGGTGCATCAAAAGTTGAAGTGTAATCAGGCCAGCAACAGCTATTCCTATCCCTTCCCAGAGGGGGCAGCACTCACCCATCACCATCTAGATGAATCTTGGCATCGCTCCACAGTGGCAGCACCATCCCAATAGAGCAGTTCTTACTGTAAGAGCAAGAAAAACTCTCTTATTTGACTTAATGAAGTGTGCCTGCAGGAGGCAACAAACTTTTAAACTTGTCTGTTTGATGATATGCTAAACTGTATTTGATTTGGTCTCACCTGTCTTTGTTGCTGAAGTCCATGCCCAGCAAGATGTTTTCCTCAGTGTCTTGACGGCCATTTGTGTAGACTACCACCATGTACCGCACGCGGTCCGACCACACGCTTTCTAACCGCACCGCCTGCCGATTACAGTTTGGTTTGAGTAAAAACAGGGCCCACATAATACATACACATGCAAAAGCAAAATATATTAAAGATTAACATTCTGAACTCTAGAACAGATCACCTGAAAATAAAAATTCGGCCTTTAGTCACTCACTCTCACTTAATCTTTCTCTCTATGTAAGAAAACAGGGGCATTTTGATGAAGTCTGTCAAGCTCATCAACCATGTGCACTATATTTTTAACTCTTCAAGCTTTTTGCCTCTAAGGTCCCTCCCTCACTGTCAAACAATATTATAATAAGGCTTTCCTATTTAAGCTGATATGCACCTCTAGTACTtctattgtaataaatataaataatgtcagtttaatgttgtttagtcttcatttttaatattactaCCCTAGTAAAAAAgtcatatttaaaatacattttacattatactAAGTaaagttcaaatctattaacatagatgacatatcgcttgagacttactgatataaaaactGTAATTAAACTGTACTTAGAGTATCACTTGCGCACAatgcacattttttaatattaagcctaaaatgtgttttaatgtcacatgaGGACAAattagtaaatgtatttttagtatacttagcatgaaataaatttcacattttgaaataaacttgGAATCCATCCTACGAGTCACAATGAACCACTTTTTTAGGATGTTTTTTTTGCCACCACAGGTCATTGATGCTTCAAAATTCTCCTGTTGTGTTCGGCTTGGAATGTCTTTAGGTTTAGTGGATAATGACGGAATGTTCTTTCTGAAGACAAATCCAGATCAGTGCATGATAATCAACACGTCACAAGTGACTGACACTAGTATTAGTACATATTACTCCATGGATGAGCAGGTAAGCCATTTTAACATGCCTCAGTAGAAGAAAACAGTCTTGAGGCAACACTTTGACAATGAAACCCATTCAGCCTGACTGCATGTACCTTACTGCCAAAACGTTAGTCATTGACAGCGTGTGTTCTCTCACCAGTTTGATGCGATCTTCAGAGCGAAGAATGTTGATCATCACCTGCAGATGCTGAGGTAAGTCACCTGTTGAGAGAACCAGCGTTACAATCCAAACAATACCATGACGACCATGTGTTTACACTGACACCAGCAGCGTCTCAAAACCCTGCTGAAGGAAACAACCATAAAAAGAAACAAGATAACTGAAGGTGATGTCATATTAGTGAACGAAGGTTTATAAGAGAAGCCGAGCCCGCTGAGTGATGTGACAAATCAGTCTTTAAATGTTGGGTGGGAAGACAACAGTATGCTTTTGTTTAACGCCTTTATAACGCTGCTGATTTACGATATTCCAGAGTACAAAGTGTACAAACACACATGGATGTGGAAATATCACAGATAATCCTATTTAATGAAATGATTAGGTATGTCATGACTAACTGCATTGTGAACAGGTATGTGCAAATAAGTTCTACCCTGCCAATAATTATAAATGGGACAGCATGCCATTCGATTTACTCAAGCCCCTCCCCTTTCGATGCAAGTCAATACGAGATACCAAACAAGATCGGTTTACATTTCATTCTCCTCCTAACAAAGACAGACTAACTGACCTCTGACTGTGGTGCGGTGCTACCCAAACAaacctcctcctcctcttgtGAGCTTTGGCTGAATCCATGAAGCAATGATGTAACGTATGGGACGTGTGGGAGGCCAATCAAAGTGCACGAGCGGGTTAAGAACAAAGGCAAAATTGTGAAAACCAAATAAACTCGAAGCTTAAGAGCCAAAGTCTGTCAAGTACACTCAACACAACAGGTGATGTTCTCTACGGTTTAATTGGATGCTTTGCATTTGAAGCATATCTGAAAAGAACAGGGTAAGTTCTCTCCTCCAACAAAACAAGCCACTCTGGGTCTCCATGACAAGAATTTGCATAACTTTACATGCTTATCTGATAAAAAACTGATATGTAAAAGAAGCAGTGTAGGATCCCAGAGCACAGCTTTGATCAGAAGCATAGAAGTTTTTGAGAATTATCATTATGGTTTTCAATTCATTGCAAGTGCACAAAAAGCTACCATTTACAACTTTAGCTTTACTGAAGAAAGACTTTAAAGTTTGCAAcaacatgagaatgagtaaacTAGGACATTGCATTTTTGGACCAGCTATTAGTTTACTTATTCTTTGAAATAACTTTGACAAAGTTTTCTCCATCAGTTATGATTTTGACAGCATTTCATCATTTAATTTCAGGGCTTGTCATGATGAGTCAATCCCTATGACTGACACTTAAATAGGATGTGTTTCAAATCAAAGTATTCTAAACCCTATTCTTTACCAAATCTACTCGTAACAATGATTTAAATGAAGGGTCAAATAGAGGtcaaactattttatttcttttcttttatttaaacccAATCAGCATTTTTGTAttatctctgaaggatcatgtgccaccaaaggaataaattacattttaaaatatatcacaataaaaaaagtagtttaaattgttataatatttcacaatattatcgtTTTTGCTGTACCTTACCTTGGTGAGTTTAAAAGACTTCCTTCTAAAACAAAACATCCGAAAAGTAGTGTACTTCCATAAGTACACTGAACACATCTCAAAAGATCAAGACAAATGTAATTCCTCATGATATTCTTTCATATGTCCTCTAAAGGTACAAAGGTCTAAAGGAAGTTGGTCAGTGTTTAATAAATCAGCACTGATGCTATTTTTTGACTGTCTGGCTGCTGGCGACATATGAATGCAAATAGAGATGACTGAtgacatcatttatttttttattaacaggaCAAAAATAAGATGGAAATCTGTGTCATCATCAACATCTAAAAGCAAGGACATTTAAAGACGTCAGCATGGAGAGAAGATATTTTAGAGCTTAACTTACATTTAGAACGAACGCCGAGGATTTGcctcatgaataaatgttaaactGTAAGGTCTTGTAGAGAAAAAAGCTGAGTTTTCTCACTGCCGGAGAACATTTTGTACTTATACGGTCACAGAGGAAGAGAAACCCTACTTCGTCTAGTCTAACACAGACATCCGCAGTTTCTCTACAGAGACTTCTCCACCTTTTAGTGTTGATGCAATTGTACTTGTAATTCTCGTAATCTAATTCCAGATCTTCTAGACTGTCTGCTTAAGTCAGTCTTTTAGGAAGTCTTTGTCTTGTTCCTCTTGTGATTGATGGGCAGTTGAATTATTATGCGTAAACTGTACAAAAAGCTGATGACTCAAGCGGCGCTCCGACAGGGCCTGA harbors:
- the LOC132141568 gene encoding protein phosphatase Slingshot homolog 1-like isoform X1, whose amino-acid sequence is MALVTLQRSPTPSAASTSSTTTNAGEDFGSDDERRLNQSLSESFFMVKGAALFLQQGSCPQGQRGHPHHKHAGDLPQHLQVMINILRSEDRIKLAVRLESVWSDRVRYMVVVYTNGRQDTEENILLGMDFSNKDSKNCSIGMVLPLWSDAKIHLDGDGGFSVTTAGRMHIFKPVSVQAMWSALQILHKACEVSRRYNYFPGGMALTWMGYYESCISSEQSCINEWNAMQDLETLRPDSPAVFVDKPTERERTECLIKAKLRSIMMYQDLENVTSKEIRNVLEQQMNRNLKEYKEFIDNEMLLILGQMDKATLIFDHLYLGSEWNASNLEELQETGVGYILNVTREIDNFFPGTFCYHNVRVYDDETTDLLAHWNDTYNFIVKAKMNQSKCLVHCKMGVSRSASTVIAYAMKENGWSLEKAYNFVKQRRSITRPNPSFMRQLAEYEGILDASKQRHNPLWHPDSDCDHPDCQQAAAPCCVNSETADHVTPEPTTPRVTVCCEPTAHSSPITLDLDPSHPQNYHYYFRRLSDSALDSDPSTPIHAPPLVDVDRVYIEVADVEQDALLDDETFEGREGLPVPHFSAPGEGTAAQTCCRGAEPLEELRLRLEFSTVEEEDEEEAQKEQAEMEALAEGAKRGDGNDSEELSHEKGIDLASLNHLSNENSNNNNHLKTQQILTESAHLKQHRSGSSFTSKPTQSALLEANRRGLVPLPLNSVPSIPIQMPPCANLSVTAKCGKLASDLCLDANAISLGHNDKPESKSLDQETDNRTMLLKAKGEGDSRQKEIDAQGSSALLRNEREINRLEKAEASCSVQQQETLVQLQRSGLVRRRKERLEKLSGLFQERARANELWGASSSKTEDAMNNSSDLADPFHRPIGARADFATEVAVPLTNEALLAVLGSGGLTPVSSPHGSTLTRSSSSDSLRSVRGKPGLVRQRTQEIEARMRLAGLTVPSRLKRSNSLAKLGSLTFSSEDLCSACSSDAGTLLMHSLSPEPERSLSPEWAKPWPSSSSSTSTNMEVFNQGEAAPEESKS
- the LOC132141568 gene encoding protein phosphatase Slingshot homolog 1-like isoform X2, which codes for MHLVVDSCQEVVLKMLPYFVDNAFVTQRQIYHILSESFFMVKGAALFLQQGSCPQGQRGHPHHKHAGDLPQHLQVMINILRSEDRIKLAVRLESVWSDRVRYMVVVYTNGRQDTEENILLGMDFSNKDSKNCSIGMVLPLWSDAKIHLDGDGGFSVTTAGRMHIFKPVSVQAMWSALQILHKACEVSRRYNYFPGGMALTWMGYYESCISSEQSCINEWNAMQDLETLRPDSPAVFVDKPTERERTECLIKAKLRSIMMYQDLENVTSKEIRNVLEQQMNRNLKEYKEFIDNEMLLILGQMDKATLIFDHLYLGSEWNASNLEELQETGVGYILNVTREIDNFFPGTFCYHNVRVYDDETTDLLAHWNDTYNFIVKAKMNQSKCLVHCKMGVSRSASTVIAYAMKENGWSLEKAYNFVKQRRSITRPNPSFMRQLAEYEGILDASKQRHNPLWHPDSDCDHPDCQQAAAPCCVNSETADHVTPEPTTPRVTVCCEPTAHSSPITLDLDPSHPQNYHYYFRRLSDSALDSDPSTPIHAPPLVDVDRVYIEVADVEQDALLDDETFEGREGLPVPHFSAPGEGTAAQTCCRGAEPLEELRLRLEFSTVEEEDEEEAQKEQAEMEALAEGAKRGDGNDSEELSHEKGIDLASLNHLSNENSNNNNHLKTQQILTESAHLKQHRSGSSFTSKPTQSALLEANRRGLVPLPLNSVPSIPIQMPPCANLSVTAKCGKLASDLCLDANAISLGHNDKPESKSLDQETDNRTMLLKAKGEGDSRQKEIDAQGSSALLRNEREINRLEKAEASCSVQQQETLVQLQRSGLVRRRKERLEKLSGLFQERARANELWGASSSKTEDAMNNSSDLADPFHRPIGARADFATEVAVPLTNEALLAVLGSGGLTPVSSPHGSTLTRSSSSDSLRSVRGKPGLVRQRTQEIEARMRLAGLTVPSRLKRSNSLAKLGSLTFSSEDLCSACSSDAGTLLMHSLSPEPERSLSPEWAKPWPSSSSSTSTNMEVFNQGEAAPEESKS